The Temnothorax longispinosus isolate EJ_2023e chromosome 7, Tlon_JGU_v1, whole genome shotgun sequence genome contains a region encoding:
- the LOC139816467 gene encoding isochorismatase domain-containing protein 2: protein MAINPAKAILQHGKTALFICDVQEKFAKAMFQFDRIVQNSTKLINALKIMNVPMLVSEQNPKSLGKTIPEFDISGAKGPFAKMQFSMCTPEINKELVTLCDGQRPESIILIGVETHVCVENTAVDLRRHGYKVHTVADCCSSRTQEDRLLALERMRDIGCHITTSENVIFKIVRDASHEQFKNLLALIKTPTLYTGLVPVSKI from the exons ATGGCTATAAATCCTGCAAAAGCTATACTCCAGCACGGGAAGACCGCGTTATTCATATGCGACGTTCAGGAAAAATTCGCGAAGGCTATGTTCCAATTCGACAGGATAGTTCAAAACTCAACGAAACTG ATCAACGCTCTGAAAATTATGAATGTGCCCATGCTGGTTTCTGAGCAGAATCCGAAGTCTTTGGGGAAGACTATACCCGAATTTGATATCTCTGGAGCCAAGGGACCTTTTGCAAAGATGCAATTTAGCATGTGTACTCCTGAA ATCAATAAGGAGCTTGTGACACTTTGCGATGGACAAAGACCAGAGTCCATTATACTCATAGGTGTCGAAACGCATGTCTGTGTAGAAAATACAGCTGTCGATTTGAGGCGACACGGCTACAAGGTTCATACGGTGGCAGACTGTTGTTCGTCGCGTACTCAAGAAGATAGATTACTAGCTTTGGAG agAATGCGAGACATAGGATGTCACATAACTACTTCTGAGAATGTTATATTCAAGATTGTAAGGGACGCAAGTCATGaacaattcaaaaatttactgGCTCTCATCAAAACACCGACTTTGTACACAGGGCTAGTTCCTGTCTCCAAGATTTGA